The bacterium genome segment CCGTCGCCGCCAAGGACCAGCGCGTCCACCTCGCCCCCGGACAGCCCCGCCAGGACCTTGGCCGCCGACACGACCGACAGCGTGTTCTTCTTGAAGACCCCGTCCTGATGCTCAACGACTACCAGTATGTCCGCCATGCGAATCCTCCGGATCGGTCGATTTCCAGCTCTGTCCCGGTTCTGCGGGAGTTCTCAGGAACGTCCCTGTTCTGCCGTCCCTGTTCTGCGGTTAGAGGACCTTCGCCTCGTTTTTCAGCTTCGACATCAGCTCCGCAACATCCGCCACCCGGCCGCCGCCCGCACGCTGCTTCGGAGCGGCATACGAGAGAACCTTCACCCTCGGGGCCATGTCCACGCCCAGCGACGCCAGAGGAACGACCTTCAGTTCCTTCTTCTTCGCCTTCATGATGCCGGGGAGCGACGCGTACCGCGGCTCGTTCAGCCGCAGGTCCGTGGTCACCACCGCCGGGAGCGCCACCTCGATCGTCTCCAGCCCGCCGTCGACCTCGCGGGTCACGTTCGCCTTCCTGTTGTCCGCTACGAACTCGACCTTCGACGCGAAGGTCGCCTGCGGCCACCCGAGCACCGCCGCGAGGATCTGTCCCACCTGGTTGTTGTCGTCGTCCACCGACTGCTTCCCCATCAGCACCAACTCGGCCTTCTCGCCGGAGACGACCTTCGCCAGCACCTTCGCCACCGCCAGCGAGTCGAGGTCGGTCCCCGCCTCGACCAGCACCGCGCGGTCCGCGCCCATCGCCAGCGCCGTGCGCACCTGCTGCTCGCCAACCTTCGGGCCGACGGTCACGACGACCACTTCGCCGGTCAGCTTCTCCCGGATCCGCAGCGCCTCCTCGACCGCGATCTCGCAGAACGGGTTCACGACCATCTTGATGTTGTCCAGGACGATCCCGCTCCCGTCCCCCTTGATCTTGACCTTCTCGTCGGGGTTGGGGACCGGCTTGATGGCGACCAGGATCTTCACGCCGCACCTCCCAGGGAATTCACCGCTTCGAACGTCATAACATACCGGAAACGCATATTAAACGCAACAATGAATGATGGTTCAGGCGCGATCTTTGCGGACGTACCAGCGATCGTAGAACGACTGGTACTCACCGGACTGGACCGCCCGCCACCACGGTTCGTTGTCGATGTACCAGCGCACCGTGGCGCGCAGCCCTTCCTCGAACGGAACCTGCGGGACGACGCCCAGTTCGGCCCGGATCTTCGCGTCGTCGATCGCGTACCGCCGGTCGTGGCCCGGTCGGTCGGGGACGAACTTCATCGCCCGCTCGTCCTTCCCCATCGCGGCGATCAGCAGTTTCGTGATCTCGATGTTCGTCCGCTCGTTCCCCCCGCCCACGTTGTAGATCTCGCCGGGGCGCCCGCGCTGCAGCACCGCATCCACCGCCCGTGAATGGTCCTCCACGTGGATCCAGTCGCGAACGTTCATCCCGTCGCCGTACACCGGCACCGGCTTCCCCTCGCGCAGCAGCGTCACGAAGAACGGGATGAGCTTCTCGGGAAACTGGTACGGACCGTAGTTGTTCGAACAGCGGGTGACGAGCACCGGCAGGCCGAACGTCTTCCCGTACGCCCGCACCAGCAGGTCCGCGGACGTCTTGCTGGCGGCATAGGGAGAGTTGGGCTTCAGGGGCGACTCCTCGGAGAACTTCCCGGTGGCCCCCAGCGAGCCGTACACCTCGTCGGTCGAGATCTGCAGGTACCGGGCGACCCCGCTCTTTCGCGCCACGTCGAGCAGCACCTGTGTCCCCAGGATATTCGTCCGCAGGAAGAGCGCCGGGTCGTCGATGCTGCGGTCCACGTGCGTCTCGGCGGCGAAATTCACGACCGCCTCCGGCTTCTCCTCCGCGAAGATCCTCACGATCCCGGCCGCGTCGCAGATGTCCGCCCGCCGGAAGACGTACCGCGGATCCCCCGCCACGTCCGCCAGATTCGCCAGGTTCCCCGCGTAGGTCAGCTTGTCCACGTTCACGACGGACCCGTCGGAGTGGGCACCGAGGATGTACCGGATGAAGTTCGAGCCGATGAAGCCGGCCCCCCCGGCGACGAGAATCCGCATCAGCCCGCCCCCCCTTCCGGATGGATCATCCCAAGGTACTCCCTCACCGCTTCCTCCCACGGCCTCGGGGAGACCCCCGTGACCGTGCGATACCTCTCCTTGCTCAAAACGCCGTACGCCGGCCTTGGCGCCGGGTACGGCAATTCCCGCGACCGTGCCGGGAACAGCGACTCCGTCGGCAACCCGCAATGCTGCAGCACGTACCGGGCGAGGCCGAACCAGCTCGTCTCCCCTTCGCCGGAGAAGTGGACCGTCCCCCGCGCGCCCGCGTCGAGAAGGATGCGGACCGCGACGGCAAGGTCCCTCGAAAACGTCGGGCACCCGACCTGGTCCGACGCGACCCGAAGCGCTTCCCCCCGCCGCGCCTTCTCGAGGATCGTGCGGATGAAATTCCGCCCCCCGGGGCCGAACAGCCACTGCGTTCGCACCAGCAGGTGGTCGCCCCCCTCCTCCCGAAGCGCCTGCTCGGCGGCCCACTTCGTCTTTCCGTACACGGAGAGCGGGTTCCCCGGATCCTCTTCCCGATACGGCCGGCGCGACGTTCCGTCGAAGATGTAATCGGTGCCGAAGGTGACCATCAAGGCCCCGCGCTCGCGGCAGGCGCGCGCGACGTTGCGCGTCCCCTCGACGTTGAGAAGGCGCGCCGCCTCCGGTTCGCTCTCCGCCCGGTCCACGGCCGTGTAGGCCGCGCAATGGATCACCACGTCCGGGCGGAACCCGGCGACCTCCCGCCGGCACGCCGCGGGGTCCGTCACGTCACACTCCTCCCTGTCCGTCGGGAGGATCTCCGCGCGATCGCGAAAGACCTCGCCGACCTCTTTCCCGAGCAGGCCGATCCCGCCGGTGATCAGCAGCCTCACGCGGCGGGTCCCGGCGACCCACCCGCGACGGTCACCCGTCCTTCCTCGCCCATTCGTGGGGGATGTCGTTGTCGTGCGGAGGAACGCGGAACTCGTCCGGCGCGTCGTACTTGTAGGTCTGCGTGGATACGTTGATCAGGAACGCCTCTTCCACGCTGATCGTCTTGAACCCGTGGTAGACGAGCGGCGGGATCCGCAGGACGATCGGCCGGTGCTCTCCGAGGAAGAATTCGTTCACCTCCCCCTTCGTGGTGGAGCCGTCCCGCGAATCGTAGAGCACGACCTTCATCATCCCCTTGACCACGCAGAAGTGGTCGAACTGGACCTTGTGGTAGTGCCACGCCTTGACGACGCCCGGGTACCCGGTGGTCAGGTACACCTGGCCGAACCGCATGTAGATCTCGTCGTCCTCGCGCAGGATCTCCATCAGCCGCCCGCGCTCGTCCGGGATGACTTTCAGCTGCTTCACCATCACGCCGTCGATCATCTCGCCCTCCTCGCAAACCTCAGAACAGGGACGTTCCTGCGAACTACCGTTGAACCGGGACACTCCTTACGGTAGCGGTGTCCCCGTTCTGTGCCGAATATTTCAGGTCTGTCCCTGTTCTTTTGGAGTTCTCAGGAACGTCCCTGTTCTGCGGTTGCGGCGGGCTCGTGGTTCTCGTGGGCCTTGCGGCCGATAGAGTGGTACAGGAACCCGCGCTCCCGCATCTTCTTCGGGTCGTAGATGTTGCGCCCGTCGAAGATGACCGGTTGCCGCATCAGGGACTTCATCAGCCCGAAATCGGGCTTGCGGAACTCGTTCCACTCCGTCGCGATCACCAGCGCGTCGGCCCCCTGCAGCGCTCCGTACGACGACTCGGCGTATTCGACCCGGTCCCCGTACCGGGCCTGCGCACCCCCCATCGCCTCCGGGTCGAAGACCACCACCGATGCCCTGGCATTCAGCATCTCGTCGATCAGGTGGAAGACCGGCGCCTCCCGCGTGTCGTCCGTGTTCGGCTTGAACGCGACCCCCCAGACGGCGAACCGCCGCCCCTCGAGCTTGCCGCCGAAGTGACGCTCTATCTTCCGGAAGAAACGCTTCCGCTGCTCCTGGTTGATATCCTCCACGGCCTGGAGGACGGAGAGCGCCGACCCCGCGTCGGACGCGCTTTTCAGAAGCGCTTTCACGTCTTTCGGGAGACACGACCCGCCGTACCCCAGTCCCGGGAAGAGAAACTTGGGCCCGATCCGCGAATCGGAGCCGATCCCGTCGCGGATCCTGTCGATGTCGGCCCCCACGGCGTCCACGAAGTTCGCGAGGTCGTTCATGTAGGAGATCTTGAGGGCGAGAAAGGCGTTCGCCGCGTACTTGGTCACCTCGGCGCTTTTTTCGTCCATCACGATGACCTTGCTGCCGGTCTGCAGGAACGGCTCGTAGAGGTCCTTGAGGGCCACGATCGCCCGCTCCTCGCTCGACCCGATCACCACACGCTCCGGCCGCAGGAAATCCTCGACCGCGAACCCCTCGCGCAGGAATTCCGGGTTCGACACGACGTCGAATTGGAACGCCGGCCCCGCGTTCGCCCGGATCGCCGCCTGGACCTTGTCGCTCGTACCCACCGGCACGGTGGATTTGTCGACAACCACCTTGTACCCCAAGGCCGGGTTGCGCGCGAAGATCTTTCCGAGGTCTTCCGCCACCTGCAGGATGGACTTCAGGTCCGCGGAGCCGTCTTCCCCCGGGGGGGTCGGCAGGCACAGGAAGACGATCTCGGCCGGAACGACCGCCTTCTCGAGATCCCCGGAGAAGGAGATCCTCCCCTTCTTCAGGTTGCGCAGGTAGATGTCCTCGAGCCCGGGCTCGTAGATCGTCACCTGTCCCGCGTTCAACTTCTCGAACACCGACGGGTTCGTGTCGACGCAGTGCACCGCGTTGCCCCGTTCGGCAAGGCAGACCCCGGTCACCAGCCCCACGTACCCCGTTCCGACGATCGCCACGTTCATCCCGGAAACCTCGCGGAATACGACATATTATGGGATGGAGAATACCCCAAACGACCCCGGTCCGTGAAGGGACAATCGTGCGCTCCGACCTCGCGGGGTATACTGCCCGGGATGATGTTCCCCCGACGCATCGCCGGAGCCGGCGCGTTCGTCGCCGCCTTCCTCCTTTTCGCGCTCTTCCACCCCGCCGTCGCCGTCGCGATCTCCGACCCGCACGGAACGCGCCTCTACGGTTCGCAGGCGATCGTCGCGACCAAGCGGATCCTCCCCCTGGACGTCGACGTCTCGTTCGGCTTCGGCAACGGCCGCCTCGGCAAAGAGCCCCTTCCGGAGCAGGGGGAAGGGTTCGAGATCGAACTGCTCACCGACCCGCGCAAGTGGGCCCGCGGGGCCCTCCCGTTCGGCGGCATCCAGTACGCCCCCGCGCCGTGGATCTCCCTTCTCCGGAGTATTCCCCGGTCCGCTACGAACGGCATACCCGGGATCCAGCGCAGAAGAAATATTTTCCGACGGCCGTCCGCTCTCCGTTGAATTTCGGCGCACGCGTAAAGCCGCTCAAGTGGCTGGAAATCGGCGCGAGCTGGCAGCGGGGAAACGAGTTCGGCGTCACCGCCTCCGTCGCCTTCGACATCGGCCGGCCGCTCGTCCCCGTCTACGACGAACCGTACATGGAGACCGCCGGGGCGTCCCGCGCCCCGATACAGGACCGGATCGCCTTCGCCCTCTCCGCCGTCGGCTTCAGCGACATCGCCGTCTCGGACGACGGTTTCACCTTGCGGGTCGACGCGCAGAACGACCGGTACTTCTTCGCGCCCCGCGCCGTCGAGGTGCTTCTCGCCACGATCGCCCCGTTCGTCCCGCCGGGCGTCGAATACGTCCGGGTGCAGTTGAAGGAGAACGGCATCCCGATGGCGGAGGCGGCCGTATCGGCCTCCGCGCTCTCCGGGGCGGGAGACGGCTTCTTCGCCGCCGACCGGATCCGCGCCGCCGCCGGTTCGACTACAGCCTCAAACCGTCGTTTGAGGCGTTCCTCAACGATCCGTCCGGCTTCTTCAAGTACCGCGTCGGCCTGGCCGGGTCGCTCAGCGCGTTCCCCTGGCGGGGCGGGACCTTTCTCCTCGGCATCGAGGGATACCCGCTGAACAACGTCTCCACCTCCATCGCGCCGCTTTCGATCCCCATCCGCAGCGACGTGGCGGAGTACAAGAAGGAACAGATCACTCTCGGGCGGCTGCTGTTCGACCAGGTCGTCGCGACGAGGGACCCGGTCTACTTCCGGGCGGCGGCGGGGATGCTGGAGACGATGTTCGGAGGCGTCGACGCCGAGGTCGCGGTACCGTTGTGGAACGGCAGGATCCTCGCGGGGGCGTCGGGAGGCGTCGTCCGGAAGCGGGCGGCCAACGACCCGTTCCGGTTCCGCGGCAACGACAACTACCACACGTCGCTGCTCCAGGGACGCCTGAACGTGCCCGAGATCGACGCGGCGATCGACGTCAAGTGGGGTCGCTTCCTCGCGGGCGACCGGGGGGTGCGGGTCGCGGTCTCGAAGTTCGTCCGCGGCGTCACCCTGTCCGCATGGTACAGCGCCACCGACACCGACGTGTTCACGGACCCGTTCAACCGGGGTTATCACGACAAGGGGATCTCGGCGGAGATCCCGATCCACCTCTTCACCGGGCGCGACTCGAGGACGGCGTACCGGTACAGCCTGTCGCCGTGGACGCGCGACGTAGCGCAGGACATCGACCGGCACCTGCCGCTCTTCGACCGGATCGGCCTCCCGCGCGGTCGCGGCCGAAACCTGGGAAACGTGGCCGAAAAAAACGGACGAGCCGGGAGTCACCCCGCCCCCGGCGGAAGGCACCGGGGCGGCCGAGGCCGGAGATGCGGCGGGAAAGAAAGCCGCGAAAGGCCTCTCCGCCGGGACGATCGGCTGGATCGCCTTGGGGGCCGCCGCGGTCATCGGGGTCGGGGTCGCCGCTGGCGGAGACGGGGGGGGCGGGTCGACAACCCCAGCTCACCCCTGACCGGTTCAGCCCGCGCGCCATCGATTGAATCGCATACGGTTCCTTCTTGTCGTTGTCGTTCTCTCTTCCTTGTCGATTTTCAACGCTACGCTTGCATACACCGTCCCCCTGGAAGACCACCCCGCGGTTCCCGCAATCCTTGATCGCGCCGAATCCCTCTTCCAGTCGATGAAGAGTCGCGACTACCCGGCGATCTTCGCGGCTCTCAGCACGAAATCCCGGGAGACGATCGTCGCGGAGACGACAGCCGCCCTTGCCGCCGCGGTAAAGCAGGCGCCCCCGGGGGCGCCGACCGCCGCCGGCACACCGTCCTCCCTGGAAAAGATGCCGGCTCCCGGCCCCGAGGCGGTCCGCACGGATTTCACCGTGGGCGGGCCGATTGCGCGGGATTACTGGGACGCCTTCCTTCGCCGCTTCGATCCCGACGTCGCTCTCGAATACAGCCGCTGGGAGATCGGCTCCGTGGGAAAGGACCGCGCCGAGATCCTCCTCACCCGCCACGGCGCGGACCGCCCGGCGAGGCTGAACATGTTCCTTGAAGCCGGCGGCTGGAAAGCGGGCCTCGTCGAAACGTTCTGGTCCCGCTAGCACCCCGGTAGAAAGGGTCCGGGGCAACGGTTCTCACCGCGATTCCGACGCGAACATCGCGGCTCGGAGCAGGCGAGCCGGGCCTTCGAGCTGGGGGACCTGGTCGAAACCGGCGCGGGAGAGGACCGTCCCGACAGCGGAGACGAGGGCTTGATAGGTGAGGTCGCGGCTCCCGTTGCGCAGCGTGCGGCAGAGGTAGTACGTGTGGGCGCCGTGGTAGCCGCCGTCGATCCAGGCGTCGGCCGAGGTCTGGTCGTCGCGGCAGGCGGCGATGAGCACCGCGTTGGTCCGGGTGAGGCTGACGCCGAACCGGCGGGCGGCGCCGCGCGGGCGCCGCGGAGGCGGAGCAGGCGTTTCCGGAGGAGGGAGGAAGCGGTGCCGGTCGGAGGCGTCGGGCGGAGGAACGCCGCGGGGGCGGACGAAATTCCCGCGGGGGATGGCGCCTCCGGGGAACGCGGGATGCGCGGACCGCGTGAGGCCGGGCGGATCATGTCGGTGGCCGGAGAGGGCGACGTCGCGCAGGCCGGTGCCGGAGTGGCAGCAGTCGAGGATGACGGTCAGGAGCGCGCCTTGCGGTACGTTGGCGGAGGCGGCAGCAAGATCGTCGTCGGTCAGCGGGGCATTCCAGTCGAGGTCGTACGGGCAGAGGATCTCGTCAAGCCGGTCGGTCGTCTCGTCGCCGTTCCGGTCGGGCACCTGGGAGCCGTGGCCGGAGTAGTGGAAGACGAGGGAGTCGCCCGGGGAGGCCGCTGCGGTGAGCCAGTCGAGGCCGTCGAGGATCGCCAACCTGGTGGCGCGGGCGTCGGTGAGAATGCGCATGTTCCCACCGCCGGGAAAGCCGCACCGGCTTTTCAGCGTTTCGGCCATCTGGTGGACGTCGTTCACGCACCCTTTCAGTTCGTGGCGCGGATCCGGGTACCGGTTGATGCCGACCAGCAGCGCTTTCTTCATTGTCCTCCCCCTCTCTGTTCTGCGGTCTGTTGGGGGGAGAGGGAGCAAGGGGCGGGCCGAAGGCGTGCGAATCGCGCGCGGGTGGGCGCGGCGCCGGGATGGGACCGGAAAACGTCCGTGACGGAAAGAGTTTCGGGAGGGAAACCGGCCCGAGAGAACGTACGGAGAGCGGACGGGCGCGCGGCGACAGACCGGTTATCAAACCCTGTGTCCGGGAACCGGTCGGTCGCCTCCGGCTACGGTACGGCCACCCCTCTCCCGGTAGCCCGCCTTCAACGCCGGGAACACCTCCATGCCACCCCGGATACCCCGCGGCGAGCAGCTCCCGGAAGTAGGCGACGGTGCGGGTGAGCCCGTCGCGCAGGGGGATCCCGGCTCCCAGTGAAGCCTTGCCTTCGCCACGGTGATGTCCGGGCAGCGTCGGACCGGGTCATCCTGCGGAAGCGGCTGAAAGACGATCCCGGACGTCGACCCGGTGAGCTCCTTGACCATCGTCGCCAGCTCGAGGATCGTGAACTCGACGGGGTTGCCGAGGTTCACCGGACCGACCAGCTCGTCCTGGTCCATCATCGCGATCATCCCGGTCACAAGGTCGTCGACGTAGCAGAAGGACCGCGACTGGCCCCCCGTCCCGTACAGCGTGATCGGCTCCCCTTTGAGCGCCTGGACGATGAAGTTCGACACCACGCGGCCGTCGTTGGGATGCATCCGCGGACCGTACGTGTTGAAGATCCGCACCACGCGGATCTCCAGCTTGTGCTGGCGATGGTAGTCGAAGAAGAGCGTCTCCGCGCACCGCTTTCCTTCGTCGTAGCAGGCACGTATGCCGATGGGGTTCACGTTCCCCCAGTACGACTCCGTCTGCGGGTGCTGCGCCGGGTCGCCGTACACCTCGGAGGTGGACGCCTGGAGGATGCGCACCTTTAGGCGCTTCGCGAGCCCGAGCATGTTGATCGCGCCATGCACGCTCGTCTTCGTCGTCTGCACCGGGTCGAACTGGTAATGGACGGGGGAGGCGGGGCACGCCAGGTTGTAGATCCGGTCGACCTCGACATAGAGCGGCCAGGTGATGTCGTGGCGCATCAGCTCGAACATCGGGTGGCCGATCAGGTGGGCGATGTTCTGCCGGCGGGACGTGAAGAAGTTGTCGACGCACAGGACCTCGTCTCCCCGCGCCAGCAGCCGCTCGCACAGGTGCGATCCGATGAACCCGGCGCCGCCGGTGACCAGGACACGCTTCATTCCGCCCCCCCGTTCCGCTGGATTCTCATTCGTCCCGTTCGCGACGGCGTTCCCGTCGCGCCTCCTCGTACCACGCGATCGTCCTGCGCAGCCCTTCCTCGAACGGCGTACGCGCGGTGAAACCGAACTTCTCCTTCGCCCTGGAGGTGTCGAGGCAGCGGCGGGGCTGGCCGTCGGGCTTCGTGAGGTCGCGTACGATCCTCCCCCGGTAGCCGGTCATCTCGCCCACCATGGCGATCAGGTCGTTGATCGGCACCTCGCGGCCCGCGCCGATGTTCACCGGCGCCGACTCGTCGTACCGCTCCGCGGCCAATGCGATCGCCTCGGCGGCGTCGTCCACGTAAAGGAACTCGCGCGACACGGGGGTGCCCTTGAAGTAGCCGCTCCCCCATACGACCACCTCGGGCGCTCCGGAGTCGCGGGCGTCGACGAACTTCCTGACGAGCGCCGGGATGACGTGCGACTTCTTCGGCTCGAAGAAATGGTCGCGGGGGCCGTACAGGTTCTCGGGGAGCAGGTAGATCACGTTGAAGTCGTACTCCTGTCGGTACGCCTGTCCCATCACCATCAACATTTTCTTGGCCATGCCGTACGGGGCATTGGTCCGCTCGGGATATCCCGCCCAGAGGTCGTCCTCGCGGAACGGGATGCGCGGCGGCTGGAAAGGGTAGGCGCAGACGGTGCCGATCTGGACGAATTTTTTCACCCCCGCCTTGCGGGACTCCTCCATCAGGTGGATCCCCATCGCCGCGTTGTCGTAGAAAAGGGAACCGGGGTACTCCTGGTTCCAGCCGATCCCGCCGGCGTTGGCCGCGAGGTGGATGACGAGATCCTGCCCCGCGACGACCTCCGCGCACGCCGCCGGGAGGCGAAGGTCGAACCGGGCCGACCGCGGGACCGTGATGTCCTCCCGGCGCGCACCTCGGCCGAGCAACTGCGCAATGACGGGGGCCCCGAGGAAACCCGACCCGCCGGTGACCAGGATCTTCTTTCCCGCGAACCCGCTCATCCCAACTCCAAGGTTTCTCGAGAGACGGGCGTGTCCCCGTTCTGCGAGAGTTCTAAAGAACGTCCCGGTTCTGCGGATCCCTGTTCGACGGGTTACAGTTTCGAGCCGACGGGGAGGCCCTTGGCGGCGAGGATTTTGCGGCCCTCGCCGGGGGTCGGAAGCCCCGCGTCCTCCAGGTCGGCGTCGACCATGATCCGCACGATCTCCTTGAACGTCACCTTCGGCTCCCATCCGAGCAGCCTCTTCGCCTTCGACGCGTCGGCGATCAGGTTCTCGACCTCGGTGGGCCGGAAATATTTCGGATCGATCTTCACGTGCTCCTTCCAGTCGAGCCCCGCGTAGGAGAATGCCTCCCCGAGGAACTCTTTCACCGAGTGCGACTGGCCTGTCCCGACGACGAAATCGTCCCCCCGGTCGTGCTGCAGGATGCGCCACATCGCCTGGACGTATTCGTAGGCGAATCCCCAGTCGCGCCGCGCGTCGAGGTTGCCGAGGTACAGCTCCTTCTGCATCCCCGCCTTGATCCTCGCGATCGCGCGGGTGATCTTGCGGGTGACGAACGTCTCGCCGCGGCGGGGGGACTCGTGGTTGAAGAGGATCCCGTTGCAGGCGAACATGTCGTACGCTTCCCGGTAGTTGACCGCCATCCAGTAGGAGTAGACCTTGGCGGCTCCGTACGGGGACCGCGGATAGAAGGGGGTCTTCTCGGACTGCGGCGGGGGGCTGGCGCCGAACATCTCGCTGGAAGATGCCTGGTAGTAGCGGGCCTTGCTGCCCGCCCGGCGCAGCGACTCGAGGATGCGGGTGGTTCCAAGGCCGGTGATGTCGCCGGTGTATTCGGGGATGTCGAAGGAAACGCGCACGTGGCTTTGCGCACCCAAATGGTAGATCTCGTCCGGCAGGACGTTGTAGATGAGGTTGGTGAGCTGCCCGCCGTCCGACAGGTCGCCGTAGTGCAGGAACATGCGGGCCCCGGCGGCGTGCGGGTCGACGTAGATGTGGTCGAGGCGACCCGTGTTGAAGGTGGAGGCGCGGCGGATGATGCCGTGGACTTCGTACCCCTTCGACAGCAGGAACTCTACCAGGTACGACCCGTCCTGGCCGGTGATGCCGGTGATGAGTGCCTTGGGCATGCGGTTGTCCCCTGGCGAGCGATGTGGGCCGCGCTTGCGCGGTCTGGAGAATGTATCCCGAAACGGGGGGGAGTTCAATGACGGACCCGGTCGCGCTGCTTTCCGAATACCTGCGGATCGACACCTCGAACCCGCCGGGGGATTGCCGGGCGGCGGCGGAACTGTTGTGCGGGGCGCTCCGGTCGGCCGGGCTGTCGCCGGTGACGTGCGGGGCGAAGCCGGAGAAGCCGAACGTGCTGTGTCACGTCGGCGGGACGGAGGAGCCGGGGCTGCTCCTTATCCACCACATGGACGTGGTGCCGGCAAGGGCGGAGGAGTGGAGCGTGCCGCCGTTCTCCGCGGAAGTCCGGGACGGTTTCCTGTACGGGCGAGGGACGCTCGACACGAAGGGCCTGGGCGCGGCACACTGGTGCGCCGCGCTGCGTGCGGCGAAATCGGGGATCCTGCGGAAGAAACTGTTTCTCGTGGCCAACGCGGACGAGGAGGTCGGCGGAGGCGAGGGGGCAGACTATTTCGTGCGGAACCTGCCGTTCCCGATCGGGGCGGCGTACGGGATGAACGAGGGCGGCGTGGGGGTGACCGACATCTTCGGCGGTGGAGGGAAGTTCTTCCTGCTGAACATGTGGGAGAAGGGTCCCGTGTGGATGAAGCTGGCGGCGGCGGGGAGGGCGGGGCACGGCAGCCGCCCGTCGGCGAAGGACGCCCCGGCGCGGCTGGCCCGGGCGATGGCGCGGGTGGCGGAGTTCCGGGAGCCGGCGCGGCTCACGGAGCCGGTCCGGGAGATGGTGCGCGTGCTGCGCGCGAAAGGGTTTCTCGACCTCGACGTCGACGCCTTGCGGGGCGGCCCGGAGGAATCGGCGGCGCTGGAGGCCCTCGGGAGCCGGTTCCCCGAGATCGACCCGCTGCTGCGGAACACGTTCGCGGTGACGACGCTCGCGGCGGGGTTCAAGCCGAACGTGATCCCGTCCTCCGCGGAGGGGACCATCGACGCCCGGATCGTCCCCGGGGAGGAGCCGGAGGCGGTGGCGGCTCGGGTGCGGGCGCTGATCGCCGATCTCGACGTGTCGGTCGGGATCCTGTT includes the following:
- a CDS encoding electron transfer flavoprotein subunit beta/FixA family protein, which translates into the protein MKILVAIKPVPNPDEKVKIKGDGSGIVLDNIKMVVNPFCEIAVEEALRIREKLTGEVVVVTVGPKVGEQQVRTALAMGADRAVLVEAGTDLDSLAVAKVLAKVVSGEKAELVLMGKQSVDDDNNQVGQILAAVLGWPQATFASKVEFVADNRKANVTREVDGGLETIEVALPAVVTTDLRLNEPRYASLPGIMKAKKKELKVVPLASLGVDMAPRVKVLSYAAPKQRAGGGRVADVAELMSKLKNEAKVL
- the rfbB gene encoding dTDP-glucose 4,6-dehydratase produces the protein MRILVAGGAGFIGSNFIRYILGAHSDGSVVNVDKLTYAGNLANLADVAGDPRYVFRRADICDAAGIVRIFAEEKPEAVVNFAAETHVDRSIDDPALFLRTNILGTQVLLDVARKSGVARYLQISTDEVYGSLGATGKFSEESPLKPNSPYAASKTSADLLVRAYGKTFGLPVLVTRCSNNYGPYQFPEKLIPFFVTLLREGKPVPVYGDGMNVRDWIHVEDHSRAVDAVLQRGRPGEIYNVGGGNERTNIEITKLLIAAMGKDERAMKFVPDRPGHDRRYAIDDAKIRAELGVVPQVPFEEGLRATVRWYIDNEPWWRAVQSGEYQSFYDRWYVRKDRA
- the rfbD gene encoding dTDP-4-dehydrorhamnose reductase yields the protein MRLLITGGIGLLGKEVGEVFRDRAEILPTDREECDVTDPAACRREVAGFRPDVVIHCAAYTAVDRAESEPEAARLLNVEGTRNVARACRERGALMVTFGTDYIFDGTSRRPYREEDPGNPLSVYGKTKWAAEQALREEGGDHLLVRTQWLFGPGGRNFIRTILEKARRGEALRVASDQVGCPTFSRDLAVAVRILLDAGARGTVHFSGEGETSWFGLARYVLQHCGLPTESLFPARSRELPYPAPRPAYGVLSKERYRTVTGVSPRPWEEAVREYLGMIHPEGGAG
- a CDS encoding dTDP-4-dehydrorhamnose 3,5-epimerase family protein, which codes for MIDGVMVKQLKVIPDERGRLMEILREDDEIYMRFGQVYLTTGYPGVVKAWHYHKVQFDHFCVVKGMMKVVLYDSRDGSTTKGEVNEFFLGEHRPIVLRIPPLVYHGFKTISVEEAFLINVSTQTYKYDAPDEFRVPPHDNDIPHEWARKDG
- a CDS encoding UDP-glucose/GDP-mannose dehydrogenase family protein → MNVAIVGTGYVGLVTGVCLAERGNAVHCVDTNPSVFEKLNAGQVTIYEPGLEDIYLRNLKKGRISFSGDLEKAVVPAEIVFLCLPTPPGEDGSADLKSILQVAEDLGKIFARNPALGYKVVVDKSTVPVGTSDKVQAAIRANAGPAFQFDVVSNPEFLREGFAVEDFLRPERVVIGSSEERAIVALKDLYEPFLQTGSKVIVMDEKSAEVTKYAANAFLALKISYMNDLANFVDAVGADIDRIRDGIGSDSRIGPKFLFPGLGYGGSCLPKDVKALLKSASDAGSALSVLQAVEDINQEQRKRFFRKIERHFGGKLEGRRFAVWGVAFKPNTDDTREAPVFHLIDEMLNARASVVVFDPEAMGGAQARYGDRVEYAESSYGALQGADALVIATEWNEFRKPDFGLMKSLMRQPVIFDGRNIYDPKKMRERGFLYHSIGRKAHENHEPAATAEQGRS
- a CDS encoding YjbH domain-containing protein — protein: MMFPRRIAGAGAFVAAFLLFALFHPAVAVAISDPHGTRLYGSQAIVATKRILPLDVDVSFGFGNGRLGKEPLPEQGEGFEIELLTDPRKWARGALPFGGIQYAPAPWISLLRSIPRSATNGIPGIQRRRNIFRRPSALR
- a CDS encoding YjbH domain-containing protein yields the protein MDLPSPEYSPVRYERHTRDPAQKKYFPTAVRSPLNFGARVKPLKWLEIGASWQRGNEFGVTASVAFDIGRPLVPVYDEPYMETAGASRAPIQDRIAFALSAVGFSDIAVSDDGFTLRVDAQNDRYFFAPRAVEVLLATIAPFVPPGVEYVRVQLKENGIPMAEAAVSASALSGAGDGFFAADRIRAAAGSTTASNRRLRRSSTIRPASSSTASAWPGRSARSPGGAGPFSSASRDTR
- a CDS encoding caspase family protein, which gives rise to MKKALLVGINRYPDPRHELKGCVNDVHQMAETLKSRCGFPGGGNMRILTDARATRLAILDGLDWLTAAASPGDSLVFHYSGHGSQVPDRNGDETTDRLDEILCPYDLDWNAPLTDDDLAAASANVPQGALLTVILDCCHSGTGLRDVALSGHRHDPPGLTRSAHPAFPGGAIPRGNFVRPRGVPPPDASDRHRFLPPPETPAPPPRRPRGAARRFGVSLTRTNAVLIAACRDDQTSADAWIDGGYHGAHTYYLCRTLRNGSRDLTYQALVSAVGTVLSRAGFDQVPQLEGPARLLRAAMFASESR
- a CDS encoding NAD-dependent epimerase/dehydratase family protein, whose product is MSGFAGKKILVTGGSGFLGAPVIAQLLGRGARREDITVPRSARFDLRLPAACAEVVAGQDLVIHLAANAGGIGWNQEYPGSLFYDNAAMGIHLMEESRKAGVKKFVQIGTVCAYPFQPPRIPFREDDLWAGYPERTNAPYGMAKKMLMVMGQAYRQEYDFNVIYLLPENLYGPRDHFFEPKKSHVIPALVRKFVDARDSGAPEVVVWGSGYFKGTPVSREFLYVDDAAEAIALAAERYDESAPVNIGAGREVPINDLIAMVGEMTGYRGRIVRDLTKPDGQPRRCLDTSRAKEKFGFTARTPFEEGLRRTIAWYEEARRERRRERDE